From the genome of Hymenobacter cellulosilyticus, one region includes:
- a CDS encoding LysM peptidoglycan-binding domain-containing protein: MPASPSLRLGQVLRVAAPTAAAGSSEASPADGTVASAAPVNHTVVAGESMYGIARRYGVSIKQVMEWNNKADTNVKLGEVLVIKAAK; this comes from the coding sequence TTGCCGGCCAGCCCTTCGTTGCGCCTGGGTCAGGTGCTGCGGGTAGCCGCGCCCACAGCCGCTGCGGGCAGCTCCGAGGCTAGCCCGGCAGACGGAACGGTAGCCTCGGCAGCGCCGGTGAATCATACGGTGGTAGCCGGCGAGTCGATGTACGGCATTGCCCGGCGCTACGGCGTGAGCATCAAGCAGGTAATGGAGTGGAATAACAAGGCCGATACCAACGTGAAGTTGGGAGAAGTCCTCGTTATTAAGGCTGCTAAGTAG
- a CDS encoding transglycosylase SLT domain-containing protein yields the protein MPLDFRYLVLQESGLQGEAQSIHDAVGYWQFKRESATELGVLVNDVVDERKHIVVSSRAAAKYFLRNNNTFHNWLNTLLSYNLGLTGAKPYALPTDPGLPRWKLRSRPIRIS from the coding sequence GTGCCCCTGGATTTTCGCTATCTGGTGCTCCAGGAAAGCGGCCTGCAGGGCGAGGCCCAGTCTATTCACGACGCGGTGGGCTACTGGCAGTTCAAGCGGGAGTCGGCTACGGAGCTGGGCGTGCTGGTCAACGACGTGGTGGATGAGCGCAAGCACATCGTAGTGTCGTCGCGGGCGGCGGCTAAGTACTTTCTGCGCAACAACAATACGTTTCACAACTGGCTTAACACCCTGCTCAGCTACAACCTGGGCCTGACCGGCGCCAAGCCTTACGCCCTGCCAACCGACCCGGGGCTACCGAGATGGAAATTACGGAGCAGACCCATACGTATATCCTGA
- a CDS encoding LysM peptidoglycan-binding domain-containing protein, whose product MATTPASTAAHPAPASSPAPTTTVVEPVPASGQHTVQKGETLYAVARKYGLRPRT is encoded by the coding sequence GTGGCAACTACGCCCGCCAGCACCGCGGCCCACCCCGCCCCTGCTTCCTCCCCGGCTCCCACGACTACTGTAGTAGAACCGGTGCCGGCCAGTGGGCAGCATACCGTACAGAAGGGCGAAACGCTCTACGCCGTGGCCCGCAAGTACGGCCTGCGCCCGCGGACCTGA
- a CDS encoding LysM peptidoglycan-binding domain-containing protein: MEITEQTHTYILTFLAHKVAFEPACGQNPKPPMLLAEFPAAAGQQLSALAASLQTSPQELAKHNRWLLNDGPVPLDKAYTILVPVTDPLQLTAMAAQQKTAAAGQLLHEPAPDPENAEFVQVNGLRAIIALPGDTKESLAQRAGMKMRKFMQYNDLFAFDNIVVGQPYFVQKKRDKAAVEYHVAQPGESVATVSQKYGVRAKAIWSKNRMPRNEELRPGRILWLQHTRPKEVAIEYAKSDDAAALAAFERTSSTAAPATASAKPVRKKEKVKDEAEPYTGTTAAANRILEDGEDADSATTNTDKTLVTQADSATDDHMENLNELPRLQRPSQR, encoded by the coding sequence ATGGAAATTACGGAGCAGACCCATACGTATATCCTGACCTTCCTGGCTCATAAAGTTGCCTTCGAGCCCGCCTGCGGCCAAAATCCTAAGCCCCCGATGCTGCTGGCCGAGTTTCCGGCCGCGGCTGGGCAGCAACTCTCGGCCCTGGCGGCTTCCTTGCAAACCAGCCCCCAGGAGCTGGCCAAGCACAACCGGTGGCTGCTCAACGACGGCCCCGTGCCGCTCGACAAGGCCTATACCATCCTGGTGCCCGTAACGGACCCGCTGCAGCTGACGGCTATGGCGGCCCAGCAGAAAACCGCCGCCGCCGGCCAACTCCTGCACGAGCCCGCGCCTGACCCGGAAAACGCCGAGTTTGTGCAGGTGAACGGGCTGCGTGCCATCATTGCCCTGCCCGGCGACACCAAGGAAAGTCTGGCGCAGCGGGCGGGCATGAAGATGCGTAAGTTCATGCAGTACAACGACCTGTTTGCCTTCGACAACATCGTAGTGGGCCAGCCCTACTTCGTGCAGAAGAAGCGCGACAAGGCTGCCGTAGAGTACCACGTGGCCCAGCCCGGCGAAAGTGTAGCCACCGTGTCGCAAAAGTACGGGGTGCGCGCCAAGGCCATCTGGAGCAAAAACCGCATGCCCCGCAACGAGGAGCTGCGCCCCGGCCGCATTCTGTGGCTGCAGCACACTCGGCCCAAGGAAGTAGCCATTGAATACGCCAAGAGCGACGATGCGGCCGCCCTGGCCGCTTTCGAGCGGACCTCGTCAACTGCCGCTCCCGCTACCGCCTCGGCCAAGCCTGTCCGGAAGAAAGAGAAAGTAAAGGACGAAGCCGAGCCTTACACGGGCACAACGGCCGCCGCCAACCGGATTCTGGAAGACGGCGAGGACGCGGATTCAGCTACGACCAACACCGACAAAACCCTGGTAACTCAGGCCGATAGCGCAACAGATGACCACATGGAGAATCTGAACGAGCTGCCCAGGCTACAGCGGCCAAGCCAACGGTAG